Proteins encoded in a region of the Vicia villosa cultivar HV-30 ecotype Madison, WI linkage group LG5, Vvil1.0, whole genome shotgun sequence genome:
- the LOC131605546 gene encoding uncharacterized protein LOC131605546, translating to MVDMSDLKDGALREIVMDESVFGIEFKSLIELDDLEEIFKHDQLGVNNMHSYIRLLYDRVLRGTPLSNRFRFVSSAHCSGMAIASERESVRQRLVDRFMSTGNTECLHLWAYNTRPVGAHWLLLAINPIREVVYYLNSVNGEWTNYQAMKDIVDLSIQVFRSQRDAQVSRTKSSNITWIQSLRKWIGPENSLHWAGLLPVTVTWSNIVSVGFGVQMA from the exons atggttgatatgtccgatttgaaggacggtgctttacgtgaaatcgttatggatgagagtgtcttcggtattgaattcaagtcacttattgaacttgatgacttggaggagatttttaagcatgatcaactaggcgtcaataacatgcactcatacatccg gttgttgtatgacagagtgttgcgcgggactccgttgtctaacagattccgtttcgtgtcttccgcccactgcagcggaatggcaattgcttcggaacgggaatcagttagacagcgattagtcgatagattcatgtccaccggcaacacagaatgtctgcatctttgggcgtataatacccgaccagtagg agcacactggttgctgcttgctatcaaccctataagggaagtcgtgtattatctgaattcggtaaacggtgaatggaccaattatcaggccatgaaggacatcgttgattt atcaatacaagtgttccgaagtcaacgggacgcacaggtatcccgaactaaatctagcaacattacttggatccaa AGTTTGAGAAAATGGATTGGGCCAGAGAACTCTTTGCACTGGGCTGGGTTATTACCAGTCACTGTTACATGGAGTAATATAGTATCGGTCGGGTTTGGGGTTCAAATGGCCTAA
- the LOC131602694 gene encoding uncharacterized protein LOC131602694, whose amino-acid sequence MSQTGGSSSSHSVAFRVMRLCRPSFNVDPPLRIDPDDLFVGEDHFDDPSAPSAADLIAPDSDPSYRERFLLHHFSDSMGLSGLLVLPQSFGAIYLGETFCSYISINNSSNIEVREVIIKAEIQTERQRILLLDTSKAPVETIRAGGRYDFIVEHDVKELGPHTLVCTALYNDGDGERKYLPQFFKFIVANPLSVRTKVRVIKETTFLEACIENHTKSNLFMDQVDFEPAQHYGATILIGDGHHSKKDSPTRETFKPPVLIRSGGGIYNYLYQLKSSLDDSAQTKVDGSNVLGKLQITWRTNLGEPGRLQTQQILGTPTTKKEIELQVVEVPSIINLQRPFTLKLNLTNLTERGVGPFEVSVSQNGSPGETAVMINGLQSMVLSQVEALGSTNFSLNLIATKPGIQRITGITVFDTREMKSYEPLADLEIFVDMD is encoded by the exons ATGAGTCAAACTGGAGGATCTTCATCTTCTCATTCAGTTGCGTTTAGGGTTATGAGACTTTGCCGTCCATCCTTCAATGTCGATCCTCCCCTTCGTATCGATCCCGACGACCTCTTCGTCGGTGAAGACCACTTCGACGATCCTTCTGCCCCTTCCGCCGCAGACCTCATCGCCCCCGATTCCGATCCCAGTTATCGTGAACGCTTCCTCCTTCATCACTTCTCCGATTCCATGGGTCTCTCTGGCCTCCTCGTTCTCCCTCAATCCTTCgg AGCTATTTACTTGGGAGAGACTTTCTGTAGCTATATAAGTATAAACAATAGTTCCAACATTGAAGTCAGAGAAGTTATTATCAAG GCTGAAATACAAACAGAGAGACAGAGAATACTTCTATTAGATACGTCGAAAGCGCCAGTTGAGACTATACGTGCTGGTGGGCGTTATGATTTTATTGTAGAACATGATGTCAAAGAGCTTGGACCTCACAC GCTGGTTTGCACTGCATTGTACAATGATGGTGACGGAGAGCGTAAATATCTTCCCCAATTTTTCAAGTTCATCGTTGCTAATCCACTTTCTGTCAGGACAAAG GTCCGCGTTATCAAG GAAACTACCTTTTTGGAGGCTTGTATTGAAAACCATACTAAATCTAACCTTTTCATGGACCAAGTTGATTTTGAACCTGCTCAGCATTATGGTGCAACAATACTTATAGGTGATGGACACCATTCTAAGAAAGATAGTCCTACAAG GGAGACATTTAAGCCCCCAGTACTAATAAGATCTGGTGGAGGAATTTACAACTATCTCTATCAATTGAAGTCATCACTGGATGATTCTGCTCAAACTAAAGTTGATGGAAGTAACGTTCTTGGTAAACTCCAAATAACATGGCGAACAAATTTGGGTGAACCTGGTCGCCTGCAGACCCAGCAAATATTGGGGACT ccaacaacaaaaaaagaaattgagttgCAAGTTGTAGAAGTTCCATCTATCATTAATCTTCAAAGACCATTCACG CTAAAACTGAATCTTACAAACCTGACAGAGAGAGGGGTCGGCCCGTTTGAAGTTAGTGTGTCCCAAAATGGTTCACCTGGGGAGACAGCTGTTATGATTAATGGTCttcaatcaatg GTTTTATCACAGGTTGAGGCTTTAGGATCCACTAATTTCAGCCTG AATCTCATAGCTACTAAACCTGGAATTCAGAGAATAACAGGCATTACAGTGTTCGATACAAGGGAGATGAAATCTTATGAACCACTTGCTGATTTAGAG ATTTTTGTGGACATGGATTAA